Proteins encoded within one genomic window of Clostridia bacterium:
- a CDS encoding DNA/RNA non-specific endonuclease, giving the protein MLPIRFIAESFNLGVAWNDTEQQVYIVRNSFSTEESDALRKTLPAYFGQAYVTINNNIPFFEDYEIINAPFEYYNTPDALGRCNVSMASISEDIMPTTERESLSSVTPTGWNNKKYDIVEGGYIYNRCHLIGYQLSGENENAQNLITGTRYLNINGMLPFENMVDDYVEETDNRVMYRVTPIFGENNLVADGVLIEAYSIEDCGAGISFCVYCYNVQPGIFINYETGENNLVEDLTSSDADILNKIYRTPTGKRYHTDANCGGSNSYEITLDDAVNAGLTPCQKCAY; this is encoded by the coding sequence ATGTTACCTATCCGATTTATTGCAGAAAGTTTCAATCTTGGTGTAGCATGGAACGACACGGAGCAACAAGTATATATTGTGAGAAATTCTTTTAGTACAGAAGAGAGCGATGCGTTAAGAAAGACATTGCCTGCCTATTTCGGGCAAGCATATGTAACCATAAACAATAACATACCTTTTTTCGAAGATTACGAAATCATAAACGCACCTTTTGAATATTACAATACCCCAGATGCATTAGGCAGATGCAATGTAAGTATGGCTTCCATAAGCGAAGATATCATGCCAACCACTGAAAGGGAATCCCTCTCATCCGTAACCCCTACAGGATGGAACAACAAAAAATATGATATTGTAGAAGGCGGTTATATATACAATCGTTGCCACTTAATCGGTTATCAGTTATCCGGGGAAAACGAAAATGCACAGAATCTGATTACAGGTACACGATATTTAAATATAAATGGTATGTTACCCTTTGAAAATATGGTCGACGACTACGTAGAGGAAACCGATAACCGTGTTATGTATCGTGTTACACCAATATTCGGTGAAAATAATTTGGTCGCAGATGGTGTTTTAATAGAGGCTTACTCCATCGAGGACTGCGGAGCAGGCATTTCGTTCTGCGTGTACTGTTACAATGTTCAACCCGGCATTTTCATCAATTATGAGACAGGAGAAAACAACCTTGTTGAAGACCTGACATCAAGCGATGCTGATATTTTAAACAAAATTTACAGAACGCCCACAGGAAAACGATACCATACAGACGCAAACTGTGGCGGTTCAAACAGCTATGAAATCACATTGGATGATGCTGTAAACGCAGGAC
- a CDS encoding helix-turn-helix transcriptional regulator — MYIATLSSVKVGETVVFFRKKKGVSQEVLSGLADIGRSHLSAIERGERKPTLETLYRICNALDIKMSTFVLKLEEIL; from the coding sequence ATGTATATAGCGACATTAAGTTCCGTCAAAGTAGGTGAAACGGTAGTGTTTTTCAGAAAGAAAAAAGGTGTTTCGCAAGAGGTGTTGAGCGGACTGGCAGATATAGGAAGAAGTCACTTAAGCGCAATCGAAAGAGGTGAACGGAAACCTACCTTGGAAACATTGTACAGAATTTGCAATGCTTTGGATATTAAAATGAGCACTTTCGTTTTAAAATTAGAAGAAATATTGTAA